In Camelus dromedarius isolate mCamDro1 chromosome 4, mCamDro1.pat, whole genome shotgun sequence, the following are encoded in one genomic region:
- the LOC105102879 gene encoding LOW QUALITY PROTEIN: nucleosome assembly protein 1-like 1 (The sequence of the model RefSeq protein was modified relative to this genomic sequence to represent the inferred CDS: deleted 1 base in 1 codon; substituted 1 base at 1 genomic stop codon) — MSRYVKTHQPPLAAEAGGGGVDVSPGRLRLRPRGRLQALPGLAPRRARGGGGRSRPRGLGHTLCVRAAAPEAWSPRRRSGWQAPRPAGAKIEDKKEGEGEEDPKGIPEFWLTVFMNVDLLSDLVQERDEPILKHLKDTKVRFSDAGQPASFVLEFHFEPNDYFTNEVLTKTYRMRSEPDDSAPFFWMDQKLWVIYGVPGRLEKRKNATLKTIKKQQKHRGXGAVCTVTKTVSDDSFFNFFASPPSNSLKVEVWGDVNLAADFEIGHFLHECVSPSSVLYFSGGATEDDDDDEGEESGEEGQEEGDEENGPDYDPEKGQKPSRVPAAVKQDVCGPEDNLPTPSKQHVAFGHQAFFGFSSLQALLSTSLAKDAVTEIFKDAGFQFLIQCPLGPPEDTVQRKRRRLGLEPGREKQRARLHQNLGSDEKLAREWEMTWQ; from the exons ATGTCGAGGTACGTGAAGACACACCAGCCGCCCCTGGCTGCggaggccgggggtgggggggtggatgTCAGTCCCGGACGCCTGCGGCTGCGCCCGCGGGGCCGCCTCCAGGCGCTGCCCGGCCTGGCTCCCCGGCGCGCCCGGGGCGGAGGAGGCCGCTCGCGGCCGCGTGGCCTCGGTCACACGCTCTGCGTCCGCGCCGCTGCGCCGGAGGCCTGGTCCCCACGCAGACGGAGCGGGTGGCAAGCCCCGCGGCCGGCCGGG GCCAAGATTGAAGACAAGAAAGAGGGTGAAGGAGAAGAGGACCCCAAGGGAATTCCTGAATTTTGGTTGACCGTTTTTATGAATGTTGACTTGCTCAGTGATCTGGTTCAGGAACGGGATGAACCCATTCTGAAGCACTTGAAAGATACCAAAGTGAGGTTCTCAGATGCTGGCCAGCCTGCGAGTTTTGTCTTAGAATTTCACTTTGAACCCAATGACTATTTCACAAATGAAGTGTTGACAAAGACGTATAGGATGAGGTCAGAACCAGATGATTCTGCTCCTTTTTTTTGGATGGACCAGAAATTATGGGTTATATATGGGGTGCCAGGTAGgttagaaaaaaggaagaatgccACTTTAAAAACCATTAAGAAGCAGCAGAAACACAGGGGATGAGGGGCAGTTTGTACTGTGACCAAAACAGTTTCTGATGActctttcttcaatttttttgcaTCTCCCCCCTCAAACTCCCTGAAAGTAGAGGTCTGG GGGGATGTTAACCTTGCTGCAGACTTTGAAATTGGTCACTTTTTACATGAGTGTGTATCCCCAAGCTCAGTGCTATACTTTAGTGGAGGAGCTactgaagatgatgatgatgatgaaggtgaAGAGTCAGGTGAGGAAGGACaagaagagggagatgaggaaaatggtCCAGACTATGACCCAGAGAAGGGTCAAAAACCCAGCAGAGTACCAGCAGCAGTGAAGCAAGATGTATGTGGACCTGAGGATAACCTACC AACCCCATCCAAGCAGCACGTTGCATTTGGTCATCAGGCCTTCTTTGGCTTCTCTTCGCTACA AGCTCTCCTGTCAACCTCGCTTGCCAAGGATGCTGTGACAGAGATCTTCAAGGACGCTGGCTTTCAGTTCCTTATTCAGTGTCCTTTGGGACCGCCCGAGGACACAGTCCAGAGGAAG